GgctaaataaaattttcaaaacaaccaaaccaagtaaaattgaaaatatacaTAGGTGATTGCTCATAATCGTTTGAGAgatttattgataaatttttttttactattgatACAGATTTTCCTAAAAATAAATCTTCAAGTCATTTTTCTTGTCACTTTACATTAAAATGTTAGCCAACAAATAAATTAGAAGATGGTTGGTTAATTGGATataacattttgtttttgttgtttataatTCTACTAATTTATAGTAAAGTTCCTCTTTAATTATGTATTTGtgttttaatgttgtttttaaaGACAACTATTATACATTGACATGAACTTGTTGGTTTCTaccaaatttttttatgtatcataaatatttatttatttaaaaatatatttgatttattataaaaataaaatattgaattatttcTCGCTACacgttgttttaaaaaaaaatattagccTAAGCAACAATTGTATGTGGCATTTGCACTTTTGTAGAGCAAGAAGATTCAATTTCTGATGCTCTTCAAGCATATGCAGTAAACATATACAATtttcaagccaactatgatatgtcgtctaacaggtacaatcttggttggagaaaccatcccaacctgaaatgggggaattcatctacacaacaacaacctagaCAATAACAAAACATTGCGCAACAGCAAACCAATGCACATTAGCAAAACAACACATTGGTACAAGTAAATTGACCAACGAATGTGGTAGAGATCGgataaatattagttataaattgagaaatcatgagACAAATAGTGGACACATTGTTAACAtaagaaatattagttataaattaagaaCTCAAGAGACAAATAGTGAGCACATCACTAACATGAGTTATTGAAGTAGTACAACGTATATATacactattttcttcttcatctaaaaGATGAAAAATTCTACACgagtttttataattattttatttttataattattaaataaaatattaataatttatatattaatttttgaaaatgttatttttgctTTAGGCCTTATATGGTgtatgttattttttctttaggCCTTATATCGTGTATGTTATTTTTGCTTTAGGCCTTATATCGTATAGGGCCGATTTGCACAAATTTTAAGGTAGGAGTTATCAAATCTACATCTTCCACCacttttgttgtttttgaaattcgaaaacctttgaaaacaatttatgccaccgaaagtattactgggttgagtcacgGACTAGATCGCTCTCTTTAaggacgtttcgaggcactgcccaaaattgtgcaaggcagactatcaaccacgaagtctccaggataaaacagcccaaatactctgtatcggagttctactgcactgtagaaaaccgttctagaattacaccatcaatatggcagtcttacgactgacactcgtaatatggcacaatgaccactcgaaagagaagaaagagatgaagcagtaagaagagggagaagagagaaaagcctcagatgcGAAGAGattttggtgtgattttccaactggggagaaccctctatttatagaggaaattcgcaactggatctgagaaatCCATGGATCACCAGAACGTGCACTCCAAGTAGTGCTCTTAGATACGTGCGCTCCAAGCCCCCAAAAGGTGCGCCCCAAACTCAGGAAGTTGACTCTGACTTTTGACCAGACAGCAAGGAAACGCGAGACCAAAGATTAGGGTATTGACCGGACAAAACAGACGCACGAATTCAGGGAGGAAGACTGGATCAGATATGACTAGGTGGAGGGCAGTTACGTAATTAACGTTTCAATTAGAGATAGAACGCAagcaatcaattaattaaaaaatgattaattaattttcaggcAAAACAATAATACAGAGCAGAGCCGGACGGACGGCGGCGCGCGCgtgtggtggtcaatttgcttgggttctccctccttcacaaaattggggtgccccttggggcccatcccaagttcattacctccaccttatataccctactagtgtgtggtatccctaatgtgggacttctcaatgttttcaattcacaacaacactagctctcataaatgccatcattatttccaatgaatttttcattaaaggcatcatcatttccaacaactTTTCTCACAATGTTGGCAATCAGGTGCAGTCCAATTAAAGACAATGTTGATGATTTCTAGTTGAGATTTATTGTAATGTAAGAGGAATTGAAGAAATATCATTTGATGCTTCATGTTTTGAAAGGCAGAAGAGAAAAATGCTTCATATTTTGAAAGGCAGAAGAGAAAAAGAGAGGAGAAGAGAGTTTGAATGGAGGTTAATGGTTGGTGTTAGAAAATatagaggaagaaaaaaaaaagcaacaatagtaaaatataattttttttttgttttttttgttaataaattaaCGTAAAACTATGAACATTAATATTCGAGATACTAATATTTATATCCATTTAAGGAGTTAACCTCTCACAAcatatattctttttatattaaCTTATTAGAGATTAAACCTCCTATTAAATGGTTAAAGAATAAGtatctattatttatatcataCCATGTTCGTAGAGATTAAATATTGATAGATGTTGAAATTATATTTCTATGAAATTGTATATTAGATAGGtttcatttgaattttaataaaaagtcaTGTACATAAATGTAATGTTTACACACTTATGACTAGAATTAGTGAATGGTACTACAAAGATTTATTAGACTATTCTGAGGAGAAAATGAGTAGATAGATTACTATAATTTGTGAAAGGACATTAATGGAAagtaggaaaaagaaagaaaaaaaaggccAAGATTGTGAAAGATGTGTTGGActaaaaagaaggaaaataaataCTTGCTTGCACATCCATACAGATGCAACACAACAACTTCTctgacaaataaatttattcttattaattattgagTGTGTTAATGAATGTCATAAAacattgtaaaatatatttaatttaggaGTTATACAACATAAAGTATACAAATATACACTATCAAAATCACTATCATTCCAATAGTATCTTTCACTTCCCAAACATCTTATTCACAACAAAAACCTTTGATCTATAGGAGAAGAAAGCATAGGAGAAGAACTATAACCTCACAGATATCATGAAACTGAAGATTCTGGTACTGTTCTAGTAGGAGAAGAAAGCATAGGCTTTGGTGGTATTTCCAAGGAGTTCATGTTGCCCTCTAACATTTCAATCACTTTACTCATTGAAGGTCTATCATTTGGAAATGTTTGAATGCACCACAAACCCACAATAGTCATTCTTCTTGCAAtctcatcttcttcttctatgGCAATCACTTCATTTGATCTCAAATCATTTCCTTGATCAAGCTTCTTGTATATCCAATGAGGAAAGTATATCTCACTTGTGTGACTTGCATCAACATTAAGGTTTTTCCTCCCTCCCACCATTTCCAACAACATCATTCCGTAACTATAAACATCAGACTTATGTGAAACTCCTCCAAAATTTCTATTCCATAGTTCAGGTGCTACATATCCTATTGTGCCTCTAGCGTTTGACATGGAAATAATGCTCTCTTTCTTTGTGCAAAGTCTTGATAGTCCAAAATCTGATATCTTTGGACAAAAATTCTCATCCAAGAGAATATTATGTGGTTTGATGTCAAAATGTAGAATTCGAGTACTACATCCTCTATGCAAGTACTCTAGCCCTCGAGCTATTCCTTTAGCAATTTGATAAAGAATCTCCAAACTCAACGACGCTCCAATAGTTTCAAGTCCCTTATTGTGAATAAATTTGTCGAGCGAACCATTGGACATTAATTCATAGATGAGAGCTTTTTTCCGTCCTTCAAAACAAAATCCAAGAAGAGCAACAACATTAACATGAGAGGTTTTAGTGATGCTAGAAACCTCATTCATAAAATCTTCACCATTTCCTTTGGATGCCTTCAATAGCTTCACAGCGACAGGGCAATCATTGAGTAGCTTTCCTTTGTATACAGCACCATAACCACCTTCTCCTAGTTTGACTTTGAAGTTGTTGGTCATTTTCTTGATATGTGAGAATTTGTATCTTCTTAGAGTAAAGGCTTCATGAGTTTTTAAGAATGCTTCAATGTCTTGGTTATTTTTTGTTGACTTGTATTTGAAACAAAAGATAGTGATACATATTAATAATCCTACAAATGCTGCACCTGCACTTCctgtatgtatgtatatatttatgatcaaaactttttttacatatttttcttttaatatctctCAATGATTTTTGCCCTGTCATTTTTGTTATATTGTATTGCTAATAGTTttcttataaaacaaatattacaaACTAGTGTCTAACGTGTATATAGGCAAAAGTTATGGtttcattttaagaaataaaaacttgaaatgttttcacaaaataaatgtTCTTAATAAAGGGTCGACGATTAAGTTGTGCAACCATAATGTTGGtacaatttgaaaaattgtattgataTCTTTAATTTCGTAAActgaatattttgaaattttatatttacactttatacttaaaataaatacttaGTTTCACTCCACCACTAAATGTTAGAATCTTAAATTTTGATGGTAAGGTTTTGTGATTTTAGAGATCCAATCCTTAAATTCGATTGAgatcttcaaaaatatttagaCGGTActgtataataatatttttttagtctttGCTTGCCTAGTAAAGATTGATAATAATTCTTCTTGTATGCCAATAGATTAatgattattaataaatataccaaaaataagGTAAAGAGAATAATACTTTAGGAAATTATATTTATCACCTATAatgattttcattttctcttgCCTTCTCAACTGGACACCTGCTAAAGTAGCAGAAAAATCATCTGTTAGGGCATTGCTTACTCCTTTTGAATAGGAACTACTAAGTACAAAGTTCAATGGTCACAATAGATGAACGAGAATATAAAGCAATTAATGGAAAAATATGGAAGATTTCTCAGAATGAGTCCTAAGAGATGCATAATGCATCATCTTATGTTTTTGCTTCAAATTTGATTTGCATATATCTCTCTCTAAAAGAATGTAATCACCTTATATCAAGAGTTccaacataatatttataagtaTGGACATTCATCAACTTACAAGTGGATTTTGTATGGTTGAGTTAAGCCAAATTCAAATTCTATGGTATCAGAGTCAATCTTTTGGGCCACTTACTATTGGGTTACTCGGGTCATGCTCAAGATATCAAGTCTTGGGCATGAAAGAGGGGTGTGTGGATGTCTTAAGTGTCTCAAATTGGATAAGATAAGGTCTGACAAtgtgtttataaataaaattaatagctACCTTACAAGTCGGTTTTGTACAGGTTGAGTTAAGCTCAACTCAAATTTTCTTATGATATCGGAGTTGAGCCACCTGCTATCATTATACCGTCACATTTTTACTTTACTATGCTAATAATATACCAGTATACAATAGTTCAAATTTagttttgcttatattttagaagagaaaaaagaaagaaagaggacATACTTTTAATAACAGAACATTGTGTGGCAGAGGAAGCATAACCATGAGGACAATAAACATAATAGCAAGATTGAACATTATCAAAATTAGTATTATTCCAACAATACCCTTCACTTCCCAAGCATCTTATACACTCCTCATTCACAACATACTTCACCTGAAACCCCTCAtctaaaatttgatcaagaTCATCATTTCCAATTACCCCAAGAAAAGTAGCAGGTTCAAAAGCATAATCTGCTTGTACTGTGATATGTCTTCCACACCCCTTTAACATTGGAATTATTTCCAATAACTTACCTTCTGAATCCTCAAAACATATAGCAATATTCTGAGATCCACACAAAGATTGGTAGTCATTAACATAAGATATTACATCATATGAACAATTATAGAATATGCTTATGTTCTTTGTTCTTGTAGGAAACTTGAACATAGTTGGACTCAAATAAGTGTCGTTGAATTGCGGCGCACAAGCATCGAATGAAAGATCGGTTCGCTTCATTTTCATGGTATAAGTTTGAAGATCAATACTAAGTACTGTGAAATTTTGTGAGCCTAATAGAATTGTAGtagtttcatttttgttttgatcAATGAAGCAGTTGAGATTAAAGAAGTCGCCGCCGCCGCAATGAGAAGGACGGTTATGTCCCCAAAATGGATAAGAGATGTTGGAGAGTTTTCCACAGTTGTATGATAGTTCTCTACAAATGGAATAGTTGTGAGCTTGTTGTGTTTCACAGTGTGATATTTGTGGCAAAATAGTTAAACAGAAGCAAAATATTATGTGGATAAGTTTATCCATTAATTGTTAAGTAAGAAAAGGATCTTTAactctttttgtttttcatgCTAAAAGTGTGCTTCTCATGGTTTCATCAGAATGTTTTTTGAGGAGGAGGAGGTGGAGGTTAACTACAACTTAATGGAGGGTTAGAAACAGTTCTTGTTAGTGAGTTATGttgacaataaaataataatggtaAGACTATTATTCTCTTGATCACTTAGTCAAGGAGAAGGGTCAAATGTGGCGGCTATTTCGTTAAAAATACAAAGGTTTAATtgtgttgggtgggctcactcctcaagtggaatccaccaattttactagtattattattattattgaaaaaaaaaaaaaaaaatttaatgggtttgacccacttgaaggtaataaaagggatttagaaatccctaagaagaCATACATACAAATTTAGTAAGTTATTcataccactgagtttgttattttaatatataatttgagtagttttatgtgagagttactttggcatactcGTTTTAGTGGAAccttgttataaggttgttatagaGTTGTTATTGTTAATTCCATTAATGATTATAGTGAAAGTTTTTACtgggtcccgtggtttttattctctcaatttgagggaagttttccgttaaaattgtgtttgtctcgtatttaattttctgccaattattattgtttgaaattttattttctgtttgaccatttatctgcacaggtggagaaaaaaaatattctgcattattgagataattatcgctaattatctctggtttttcccaacaaattGCAGTTTTAATCTCTTTAGTATTACCAATTTACGGAACTGGTCtcactattttaaaagtcgacattTTTGGTTCCTCTCTCATattgttgaattaaaaaataacgatttaacatatttttaatgacctgacatataattctataatttacaacaatctaaatatattaattatttatatatcattaattaaattaaaaatataaaaaaaattctgaagTTTGAAATTTAATACATCTACAGTTGCCTTGTGACACCACCAATGTCCCTAGGGTCTGAATTTGGAAGTGTAATTTCTCCATCTGATTGTGAGCCTGAGAAACATAAAGGAAATCCATTTGCAAATGATGTTGTGGTATAGGCTTGTTTGTGTGACAATTCATAGCATCCCATTTTTTCATTATTGCTTGTTACATAGCTAGCAACATCTGTTGATTTGTCACTATAATAATCATTTTGATGATATGTAGTTACTATTGATGCTGGATGATTGTTTGGATATTGCTCCACAGCTTGATCACCTATAATTAAGTTCACATTAACATTAATTAATGTTcccaaattaaattaactatataGTTGTCAAATGGAAATTTGGAAGCTTTTGAAGATGCCTAATAAAATTGTACTATATGCCATCAAGAAtcttatttctattaatatataaataatgtcatATAATCAGATACATGTGATTAAtgagttttaattaaaaacaaattgttAAGAAGAATCTGAATTTGAATCGTAGCTaaaattactcttgattatACTTTACTTACCTCCCAGACAAATTTTGAATTACTAAAATCTCATTTATTTGATGACATaagagttaaaataaataaataaataaattgacatGTAGACAACAAAAGTCTTTGATGATTAATATTTGTCTCGTCCctttaattactaaaaaaaagagTCTTGTTGATTTATATTTCAACGAGAAAATAACCAATATAtgatcaataattaaataattattttagtctGAATCAAAAATTTAGGTTTTTCCCAATACCTTGAGTTAACAAAGCAATGTTATCATTTAAAACCTCATCAATTTCCTCCAAATCATGCCATCTTGTGTATGCTTCTCTAACCAATTTGTCTATATAGCTCTGCAAATGTAGAAATATGGCATGGTACCCATTAAAATGAACTACAAAAACATTATCTAGAATCTAGTGTGATGTaatcaacaaattaattaaagta
This region of Cicer arietinum cultivar CDC Frontier isolate Library 1 chromosome 8, Cicar.CDCFrontier_v2.0, whole genome shotgun sequence genomic DNA includes:
- the LOC101493387 gene encoding LEAF RUST 10 DISEASE-RESISTANCEUS RECEPTOR-LIKE PROTEIN KINASE-like 2.3 isoform X1; the encoded protein is MDKLIHIIFCFCLTILPQISHCETQQAHNYSICRELSYNCGKLSNISYPFWGHNRPSHCGGGDFFNLNCFIDQNKNETTTILLGSQNFTVLSIDLQTYTMKMKRTDLSFDACAPQFNDTYLSPTMFKFPTRTKNISIFYNCSYDVISYVNDYQSLCGSQNIAICFEDSEGKLLEIIPMLKGCGRHITVQADYAFEPATFLGVIGNDDLDQILDEGFQVKYVVNEECIRCLGSEGYCWNNTNFDNVQSCYYVYCPHGYASSATQCSVIKTGVQLRRQEKMKIIIGSAGAAFVGLLICITIFCFKYKSTKNNQDIEAFLKTHEAFTLRRYKFSHIKKMTNNFKVKLGEGGYGAVYKGKLLNDCPVAVKLLKASKGNGEDFMNEVSSITKTSHVNVVALLGFCFEGRKKALIYELMSNGSLDKFIHNKGLETIGASLSLEILYQIAKGIARGLEYLHRGCSTRILHFDIKPHNILLDENFCPKISDFGLSRLCTKKESIISMSNARGTIGYVAPELWNRNFGGVSHKSDVYSYGMMLLEMVGGRKNLNVDASHTSEIYFPHWIYKKLDQGNDLRSNEVIAIEEEDEIARRMTIVGLWCIQTFPNDRPSMSKVIEMLEGNMNSLEIPPKPMLSSPTRTVPESSVS
- the LOC101493387 gene encoding LEAF RUST 10 DISEASE-RESISTANCEUS RECEPTOR-LIKE PROTEIN KINASE-like 2.3 isoform X2, with product MDKLIHIIFCFCLTILPQISHCETQQAHNYSICRELSYNCGKLSNISYPFWGHNRPSHCGGGDFFNLNCFIDQNKNETTTILLGSQNFTVLSIDLQTYTMKMKRTDLSFDACAPQFNDTYLSPTMFKFPTRTKNISIFYNCSYDVISYVNDYQSLCGSQNIAICFEDSEGKLLEIIPMLKGCGRHITVQADYAFEPATFLGVIGNDDLDQILDEGFQVKYVVNEECIRCLGSEGYCWNNTNFDNVQSCYYVYCPHGYASSATQCSVIKSVQLRRQEKMKIIIGSAGAAFVGLLICITIFCFKYKSTKNNQDIEAFLKTHEAFTLRRYKFSHIKKMTNNFKVKLGEGGYGAVYKGKLLNDCPVAVKLLKASKGNGEDFMNEVSSITKTSHVNVVALLGFCFEGRKKALIYELMSNGSLDKFIHNKGLETIGASLSLEILYQIAKGIARGLEYLHRGCSTRILHFDIKPHNILLDENFCPKISDFGLSRLCTKKESIISMSNARGTIGYVAPELWNRNFGGVSHKSDVYSYGMMLLEMVGGRKNLNVDASHTSEIYFPHWIYKKLDQGNDLRSNEVIAIEEEDEIARRMTIVGLWCIQTFPNDRPSMSKVIEMLEGNMNSLEIPPKPMLSSPTRTVPESSVS